CTGGAGCAGAGCACGCTGCGGGACCTGCGGCTGCAGCTCTTCCGCCACATCATCGAGATGCCTCTCGGGGTTTTCGCCCGGGAACGCTCCGGCACCTTCATCTCTCGCCTGGTGAACGACGTGAGCTTGATGCGCATCGCTCTCGCCGGTGGCGCCCTGTCCTTGTTCCGCAACATCCTCATGCTCGGCGTCGCCCTCGCCATCTTGGTGTCGGCGTCGTGGAAGCTGGCTCTCCTCGCCTTCCTGGTGCTGCCCCCCAACGCCTTCCTCATCGCGCGGCTGGGGAAGCGGCTGCGGCGCCGCAGCGGCCACGCGCAGGAGCGCATGGCCGACATGGCGAGCGTGGTGCAGGAAAGCGTCGCCGGCGCCCGCATCCTCAAGGCCTTCGGAATGCACGCCTTCGAAGTGGCTCGTTTCGCAAAGTACAGCAACGATTATTTCAAGTCCTACATGAAGGTGCGGCGCCTGCAGTCCATGGCGTCGCCGCTCTCGGAAATGGTCGCCGTCTTGGCCCTCGTGGCGATCCTCTGGTTCGGCGGCCGGCTCGTGCTCACCGGCGAGCTGGCGGCAGACCGCCTCTTCCTCTTCCTCACCGCGATGCTGTGGCTGGCGGAACCGGTGAAGGCGCTCATCGGGGTGCACAACACCATGCAGGAGGGCCTCGCCGCGGCGGAACGCGTCTACCAGCTCTTCGATCTGCCGCTGGAGCCGCCGCGGCACCGCGGCCGAGCGGCGCGCTTCGAGACCGAGCTGCGCTTCGAGAAGGTGAGCTTCGCCTACGAGCCCGGGCGCCTGGTCCTGCAGGAGGTCGACCTCGTCGTCCGCCCGGGACAGGTGGTGGCGCTAGTCGGTCCGAGCGGCGCGGGTAAATCCACCTTCATGGACCTGGTGCCACGCTTCATCGAGCCGACGAGCGGCCGGGTGTTGCTCGACGGCGTCGATGTCCGCGAGCTGTCGCTCGATTCGCTGCGCGCCCTGCTCGGCATGGTGACCCAGGAGGTCATCCTCTTCAACGACACCGTGCGCGCCAACATCGCCTACGGCATGCCCGAGGTGGACGAGGAGGCCCTGGTGGCGGCGGCGCGCGCCGCCAACGCCCACGACTTCATTGCCCGCTTGCCCCGCGGCTACGACACTCCGGTGGGGGAACGGGGCATCATGTTCTCCGGCGGCGAGCGCCAGCGGCTCGCCATCGCCCGCGCCATCCTGCGGGATCCGCGCATCCTCATCTTCGACGAGGCCACCTCCAATCTCGATGCTCGCAGCGAACAACTCATCCAGGAGGCGATGGAGCGTCTGGTGCGCGGGCGCACCACCTTCGTCGTCGCCCACCGTCTCTCCACGGTGCACCGGGCCGACGTCATCCTGGTGGTGGAGAAAGGCCGCATCGTCGAGAGCGGCACGCACGGGGAATTGCTCGCCGCCGCCGGCTCGTACGCCCGCTTGCACCAGCTGCAGGGTCACTGATGTCGCCGCCGCCCCGGCTCTTGGCTGTAGCGCCGA
The window above is part of the Candidatus Krumholzibacteriia bacterium genome. Proteins encoded here:
- a CDS encoding ABC transporter ATP-binding protein, whose translation is MSTSLRLLGALRPYWKSLTLTACCIGVYALLSGVSVLAVSPFVRILLEHPAQPPAGVSAPAAPGSLPGLPATGQALLGALRHRAEAFLLAGDRVHALGRFCLVLLGLFLLKNFFHYAQTYLTNHLEQSTLRDLRLQLFRHIIEMPLGVFARERSGTFISRLVNDVSLMRIALAGGALSLFRNILMLGVALAILVSASWKLALLAFLVLPPNAFLIARLGKRLRRRSGHAQERMADMASVVQESVAGARILKAFGMHAFEVARFAKYSNDYFKSYMKVRRLQSMASPLSEMVAVLALVAILWFGGRLVLTGELAADRLFLFLTAMLWLAEPVKALIGVHNTMQEGLAAAERVYQLFDLPLEPPRHRGRAARFETELRFEKVSFAYEPGRLVLQEVDLVVRPGQVVALVGPSGAGKSTFMDLVPRFIEPTSGRVLLDGVDVRELSLDSLRALLGMVTQEVILFNDTVRANIAYGMPEVDEEALVAAARAANAHDFIARLPRGYDTPVGERGIMFSGGERQRLAIARAILRDPRILIFDEATSNLDARSEQLIQEAMERLVRGRTTFVVAHRLSTVHRADVILVVEKGRIVESGTHGELLAAAGSYARLHQLQGH